In Edaphobacter dinghuensis, a genomic segment contains:
- a CDS encoding DUF3467 domain-containing protein, whose protein sequence is MSQPKNPANQPTEQPALRLTNTENYREDYANSVQVRMSVWDFFLVFGTMTQETPDELHVKNFEGIYLSPQQAKALWNVLGHNLAQYEQAFGQITLEQVPSSPNGPIH, encoded by the coding sequence ATGAGCCAGCCCAAGAACCCGGCCAACCAGCCGACTGAACAGCCCGCCCTCCGACTCACCAACACCGAGAACTATCGCGAAGACTACGCCAACAGCGTTCAGGTACGCATGAGCGTATGGGACTTCTTCCTCGTCTTCGGCACCATGACCCAGGAGACACCCGACGAGCTGCACGTCAAGAACTTCGAGGGCATCTACCTCAGCCCGCAGCAGGCCAAGGCCCTGTGGAACGTCCTCGGCCACAACCTCGCCCAATACGAACAGGCCTTCGGCCAGATCACGCTGGAACAGGTTCCTTCGTCGCCCAACGGTCCCATTCACTAA
- a CDS encoding class I SAM-dependent methyltransferase, which produces MTSMTSDPNFNPIARPYRWLEYLTLGRALERCRLHFLPALLNRKKALVMGDGDGRFLAALLASNPHIHVDAVDISATMLQLLSKRCEVNAARLKTHHTSALTFAPIGPYDLVVTHFFLDCLTQSDLETLIARITPALAPDALWLVSDFRIPQGPMHLPAHIVVRSLYLAFRIITGLRTVRLPDHATPLTQTGLTRIAHHYSLAGLLTTELWQCKPRPIALAPP; this is translated from the coding sequence ATGACTTCGATGACCTCTGACCCCAACTTCAACCCCATCGCTCGTCCCTACCGCTGGCTCGAATACCTCACCCTCGGCCGCGCCCTCGAACGCTGCCGCCTGCACTTCCTTCCAGCTCTCCTCAATCGGAAGAAAGCCCTCGTCATGGGCGACGGAGATGGGCGTTTCCTTGCGGCCCTCCTGGCCTCGAACCCGCACATCCATGTTGACGCCGTAGACATCAGCGCAACTATGCTCCAGCTTTTGAGCAAGCGTTGCGAAGTCAACGCCGCACGTCTCAAAACTCATCACACCAGCGCACTCACCTTCGCGCCTATCGGCCCATACGACCTCGTTGTCACCCATTTCTTCCTCGACTGTCTCACCCAGTCCGATCTCGAAACTCTCATCGCTCGTATCACACCTGCGCTCGCACCAGACGCTCTCTGGCTCGTCTCCGACTTTCGCATCCCACAGGGACCAATGCACCTTCCTGCACACATCGTCGTGCGCTCTCTCTACCTTGCATTCCGCATCATCACGGGACTTCGTACCGTTCGACTCCCAGACCACGCCACACCGCTCACGCAGACAGGACTCACACGCATAGCGCATCACTACTCACTGGCGGGCCTGCTGACCACTGAACTCTGGCAGTGCAAACCACGTCCCATTGCATTAGCCCCACCTTAA
- a CDS encoding glycoside hydrolase family 57 protein has protein sequence MTKASPHTAVNITRKPSGFLTFTLHAHLPYVVNHGTWPHGLEWLHEAAAETYLPLLRVLKNLERDNVRFNCNLNLSPILLEQLSHPVFIAEFPNYLGRKIVAAQEDEAFFTQSGEAHYAETARFWHRFFSQALEDFNHFDQNIIKAFRHFNDIGLIDIITCGATHGYMPLLGTDESVRAQIRTAVATHTRHIGEHPRGIWAPECGYRPAGFWNYPVANADGTPTPSGFDRIGVEQALSESNIDFFFVDTHLVEESHRVPSPYELLNGAVPTDEQTEQMTHRDYRRLYQPYYVDGPYDKANATTIFPRDPRTGVQVWSGDSGYPGDGTYLDFHKKRWPGGHRYWRVTGSKVDMGDKQPYYPQDAAERVKSHAANYVHLVWEALQSGFNDAIPPILCSPFDAELFGHWWFEGTLWLEAVARTIHDHNTGIELISCAEYLNRYPRAGFIAMHEGSWGAEGNNHVWMNPDTSWTYTHIYPAELYTREVCTAGEWRKSAMGKRIMQQLCRELLLLESSDWQFLITTGAARDYAEIRFLTHNDQFNEVKAIWQGFESSGSLTPTQEARLAEIELRDSVFPDIDPGLWVAGAHEAHEAVPAKIPAEAALAPSEDAATA, from the coding sequence TTGACGAAGGCATCGCCACACACCGCAGTTAACATTACGAGAAAACCTTCAGGGTTTCTCACCTTCACTCTGCACGCCCATCTGCCCTACGTAGTCAATCACGGTACCTGGCCCCATGGCCTGGAGTGGTTACACGAGGCTGCCGCTGAGACCTATCTGCCGCTATTGCGCGTCCTCAAGAATCTTGAGCGCGATAACGTCCGCTTCAACTGCAATCTCAATCTCTCGCCTATTTTGCTGGAGCAGCTCTCGCATCCTGTCTTTATCGCGGAGTTCCCCAACTATCTTGGACGAAAGATTGTCGCCGCGCAGGAAGACGAGGCATTCTTCACACAGTCGGGCGAGGCCCACTACGCCGAGACTGCGCGCTTCTGGCATCGCTTTTTTTCGCAGGCGCTTGAAGACTTCAATCACTTCGACCAGAACATCATCAAGGCCTTCCGCCACTTCAACGACATCGGCCTGATTGACATCATCACGTGCGGCGCTACTCACGGCTACATGCCGCTCTTAGGCACGGACGAGAGCGTGCGCGCGCAGATTCGCACCGCCGTCGCCACTCATACCCGCCACATCGGCGAGCATCCCAGGGGAATATGGGCACCCGAGTGCGGCTATCGTCCCGCAGGCTTCTGGAACTATCCAGTCGCCAATGCAGACGGCACGCCAACACCTTCCGGCTTCGACCGCATCGGCGTGGAGCAGGCACTCTCTGAGTCCAACATCGATTTCTTCTTCGTCGATACTCATCTCGTCGAAGAGTCGCACCGCGTTCCCTCGCCTTATGAGCTGCTCAACGGCGCTGTCCCGACCGACGAGCAGACCGAGCAGATGACGCACCGCGACTATCGCCGTCTCTACCAGCCGTACTATGTCGACGGTCCTTACGATAAGGCCAACGCCACTACTATCTTTCCTCGCGATCCGCGCACCGGTGTCCAGGTCTGGTCGGGTGATAGCGGCTATCCCGGCGACGGCACCTATCTCGACTTCCATAAAAAGCGCTGGCCCGGCGGTCATCGCTACTGGCGCGTCACCGGCTCCAAGGTCGACATGGGCGACAAACAGCCCTACTATCCACAGGATGCCGCAGAGCGTGTAAAGTCTCATGCCGCCAACTACGTCCACCTGGTGTGGGAGGCGCTTCAGTCCGGCTTCAACGACGCGATTCCGCCGATCCTCTGCTCTCCCTTTGACGCAGAGTTGTTCGGCCACTGGTGGTTTGAAGGAACGCTGTGGCTCGAGGCCGTGGCGCGCACCATCCACGATCACAACACGGGCATTGAGTTGATCAGTTGCGCCGAGTATCTGAACCGTTATCCTCGCGCGGGCTTCATCGCTATGCATGAAGGCTCATGGGGAGCCGAGGGCAACAACCATGTCTGGATGAACCCCGATACCTCGTGGACCTACACGCACATCTATCCCGCCGAACTTTATACGCGCGAGGTCTGCACTGCCGGTGAGTGGCGCAAGTCCGCGATGGGCAAGCGCATCATGCAACAGCTCTGCCGCGAACTGCTGCTGCTAGAGTCCTCCGACTGGCAGTTCCTTATCACGACAGGGGCTGCGCGTGACTACGCCGAGATTCGCTTCCTCACGCACAACGATCAGTTCAACGAGGTCAAAGCCATCTGGCAGGGCTTTGAATCGAGCGGCAGCCTGACACCGACGCAGGAGGCACGCCTCGCGGAGATCGAGCTTCGCGACAGCGTTTTTCCAGATATCGATCCTGGGCTGTGGGTTGCCGGAGCTCATGAGGCCCACGAAGCTGTACCGGCAAAGATTCCCGCCGAGGCTGCGCTAGCTCCAAGCGAAGACGCCGCAACCGCTTAA
- a CDS encoding BON domain-containing protein, translating to MHVSHIISVPRAVTLAAVFAVALSLGGCKKSSPPPDDAALTTAVQSRIAGDSALQPASIQATVENGIATLNGTVSNDAARSLAASDAAQVAGLKTVINNLTVQQAAAQPEQQPAPQPAVIAPPPTERARKEPIRKKAKPEPDHSPAPIERVAPPEQAQAAPPPPPPPPAPAAPAFRDVTIPAGTTLPIRITQTLDSASTQQGDSFSGTVASDVVIDGVVAIPHGAAVSGRVDAVQEAAHFKGNSLLTIELTGLRHRGNSVALTTEPYSVAGKGRGKNTAIKTGGGAAVGAILGGIFGGGKGAAIGAAAGGGVGAGSNAITRGEQVQIPSESLVRFHLTNAISLRVSNNPRNASDNPNLQQRPNDQQQ from the coding sequence ATGCACGTCTCCCATATCATCTCCGTTCCGCGCGCCGTTACACTTGCCGCCGTTTTCGCTGTAGCACTCAGCCTTGGTGGTTGCAAAAAATCTTCTCCTCCGCCTGATGATGCTGCTCTTACCACCGCAGTTCAGTCTCGAATTGCAGGAGACAGCGCACTTCAACCTGCATCCATCCAGGCCACAGTCGAAAATGGTATCGCCACGCTGAACGGAACCGTCAGTAACGACGCCGCTCGCTCGCTCGCCGCCTCGGATGCAGCCCAGGTTGCGGGCCTTAAGACGGTCATCAATAACCTCACCGTTCAACAGGCGGCAGCGCAGCCAGAGCAGCAGCCTGCGCCTCAACCCGCAGTCATCGCACCGCCGCCTACTGAGCGCGCCCGCAAAGAACCGATCAGGAAGAAGGCGAAGCCCGAGCCGGATCACTCCCCTGCTCCCATCGAGCGCGTCGCTCCTCCCGAGCAGGCTCAGGCCGCTCCGCCGCCGCCACCTCCTCCGCCAGCACCGGCAGCCCCTGCCTTCCGAGATGTCACCATTCCGGCGGGCACGACCTTGCCAATTCGCATTACCCAAACGCTCGATAGCGCCAGCACGCAGCAGGGCGACAGCTTCAGCGGCACCGTAGCCAGCGATGTTGTCATTGATGGAGTCGTCGCCATTCCCCACGGCGCCGCCGTCTCGGGCCGGGTCGATGCCGTGCAGGAAGCTGCTCACTTCAAAGGCAACTCTCTTTTGACCATCGAACTCACAGGGCTCCGCCACCGCGGCAATAGCGTCGCCCTCACGACCGAGCCCTATAGCGTAGCAGGCAAGGGACGCGGCAAAAATACCGCCATCAAAACCGGCGGCGGTGCAGCCGTGGGAGCTATTCTCGGCGGCATCTTCGGCGGCGGCAAAGGAGCTGCCATCGGGGCGGCTGCAGGTGGCGGCGTAGGCGCCGGAAGCAACGCCATCACCCGGGGAGAGCAGGTGCAAATTCCCTCGGAAAGCCTGGTTCGATTTCATCTGACGAATGCGATCTCTCTGCGCGTCTCCAACAACCCGCGGAATGCATCCGATAACCCCAACCTCCAGCAGCGGCCAAACGATCAACAACAGTAG